DNA sequence from the Halobacterium sp. DL1 genome:
CGCCCCCGTCGTCGTCGACGACGTGCTGTACGCGGGCATCTGCATCAAGGAGGCCGCCGGCGGGCAGTACGACAACTACGTCCGGGCGTACGTGTAGCGGGGGCTGCTCCCGCCCGCGTGCTCGTCCGCCACGACGGGGCGAGTGGGTCCGCCTCCCGCAGCGATAAACCGCGCGAACTCCTTGTTCGACGCATGGGACGCATGGTCGACGGCGAGTGGCGAACCGAGGAAGAACAGATCGACCACGACGACGAGGGTGAGTTCGAGCGCGACACCACCAGCTTCCGCGACTGGGTCGGCGAGGACTACCCCGCAGAGTCCGGCCGCTACCACCTCTACGTCTCCTACGCCTGCCCGTGGGCCCACCGCACGCTGCTCGTGCGGGCCCTGAAGGGCCTCGAGGACGCCATCTCCGTGAGCGTCGTCGACCCCGTGCGCTACGACCAGGGCTGGGAGTTCGACGCGGACGTACCAGGCGCCACTCCTGACCACCTGTTCGACTCGGAGTACCTTCGCGAGGTGTACGCCCGGGCCGACGAGAACTACACGGGCCGGGTGACGGTTCCAGTCCTCTACGACACCGAGGCGGACACCATCGTGAACAACGAGAGCGAGGAGATCATGCGGATGTTCGACGGCGCCTTCGACGAGCTCGCGACCCGGGACGTCGACCTCTACCCGGAGGGCTACCAGGACGAGATCGACTCTCGCATCGAGGATATCTACACCCCCATCAACAACGGCGTCTACCGCGCGGGCTTCGCGGGCGGCCAGCGCGCCTACACGAAGGCCGTCGAGGAGCTGTTCGCGGCGCTCGACGAGTACGACGACCTGCTCGCCGACCAGCGCTACCTCGCCGGCGACCGCCTCACGCTCGCGGACGTGGCGATGTTCACCACGCTGTACCGTTTCGACGAGGTCTACCACACGCACTTCAAGTGCAACCACAAGCAGATCGCG
Encoded proteins:
- a CDS encoding glutathione S-transferase, with the translated sequence MGRMVDGEWRTEEEQIDHDDEGEFERDTTSFRDWVGEDYPAESGRYHLYVSYACPWAHRTLLVRALKGLEDAISVSVVDPVRYDQGWEFDADVPGATPDHLFDSEYLREVYARADENYTGRVTVPVLYDTEADTIVNNESEEIMRMFDGAFDELATRDVDLYPEGYQDEIDSRIEDIYTPINNGVYRAGFAGGQRAYTKAVEELFAALDEYDDLLADQRYLAGDRLTLADVAMFTTLYRFDEVYHTHFKCNHKQIADYDNLWPYLRELCQLGAAERSEGTPNKRTGSEATRESTGVEDTLHMDHVKNHYYRSHAQLNPKRIVPVGPDPDFFAPHDRDELPGGPPEALGQ